The Euphorbia lathyris chromosome 3, ddEupLath1.1, whole genome shotgun sequence genome contains a region encoding:
- the LOC136221566 gene encoding pleiotropic drug resistance protein 2-like — translation MAASLAADDIGRLGSSRRSGSMRSWGSTSVREMFNAPDVFQRSSRHAADDEEAELRWAAIERLPTYDRVRKGMLKQVLSNGKVVENEIDVTRLGIEDKKQLMQSILQVVEQDNEKFLLRLRNRTDRVGIEIPKIEVRFENLEVEGEAQVGSRALPTLLNSVLNAIEGILGFIGLSPSKKKVIKILHNVSGVIKPSRIALLLGPPGSGKTTLLKALAGKLEHDLKVSGKVTFCGHEFSEFYCQRTCAYISQHDLHCGEMTVRETMDFSGRCMGVGTRHEMLLELSRREKEAGIKPDPEIDAFMKATAVAGQRSSLVTDYILKLLGLDICADIMVGDEMRRGISGGQKKRVTTGEMLVGAAKAFFMDEISTGLDSSTTFQIIKYMRQMVHIGDSTMVISLLQPPPETYDLFDDIILLSEGQIVYQGPRDNVLEFFEYMGFKCPERKGVADFLQEVTSKKDQEQYWFIKNQPYRYVSVSEFSQAFDSFHIGEQISEELSMPFDKSRTHPAALVKKKYGIPNWELLKACFSREWLLMKRNSFIYIFKTFQITFMAVISFTLFFRTEMEPGTREGGGKYFGALFFGLLNVMFNGLAEIAMTLVRLPVFFKQRDALFYPAWAYALPIFILRIPLSIMESGIWVILTYYTTGFAPAASRFFKQYLSFFAIHQSGLAMFRFIAAAGRTAVAANTFGFLVLLLFCVLGGFMISKDDIASWLKWAYYTSPLMYGQNAIAINEFLDDRWSSPTGNPSEPTVGISLLKERGMFTTEKWFWTCIGALLGFSVVLNILVVLALTYLNPPGDKNATSNVSDEEQKQLASNSQGIEMVATREHNSSISSVAENQFKKGMVLPFEPLSLTFNHMNYYVDMPAEMKAQGIEEDRLQLLRNVSGAFRPGILTALVGVSGAGKTTLMDVLAGRKTGGYIEGSISISGYPKNQATFARISGYCEQNDIHSPYVTVYESLVYSAWLRLAADVKKETREMFVEEVMELVELNSIRHALVGLPGVNGLSTEQRKRLTIAVELVANPSIIFMDEPTSGLDARAAAIVMRTVRNTVDTGRTVVCTIHQPSIDIFEAFDELLLMKRGGQVIYGGPLGRRSYKLVEYFEAVPGVPKIKEGYNPATWMLEVSSISVEAQLSVDFAEVYANSDLYQRNQELIKELSNPSPGSKDLYFRTKYSQSFTTQCKACFWKQYWSYWRNTQFNAIRFLMTIAIGVMFGVIFWDKGMQYQKQQDLANLTGAAFGALLFLGSINAMAVTTAVAVERTVFYRERAAGMYSELPYAFAQVAIETIYDLVQALIYAPLLYAMIGFEWKADKFMYFLYFVFMCFVIYSLYGMMVVALTPGQQVAAILMSFFFSLWNLFSGFMIARPQMPVWWRWYYWGSPVSWTIYGVITSQIGDKTSMLEIPGSESVPVNAYLEQVYGFKHDFLVPVVLVHLAWVLLFFFVFTGSIRFFNFQKR, via the exons ATGGCGGCGTCATTAGCTGCAGATGATATAGGAAGGTTAGGCAGTAGCAGGAGATCAGGGAGCATGAGAAGTTGGGGTTCTACAAGTGTAAGAGAAATGTTTAACGCGCCGGATGTGTTTCAACGGAGTTCAAGACACGCGGCGGATGATGAGGAGGCGGAGCTCCGGTGGGCGGCGATAGAGAGATTGCCGACTTATGATAGAGTGAGAAAAGGAATGTTGAAGCAGGTTTTGAGTAATGGAAAAGTTGTGGAGAATGAAATTGATGTTACTCGGCTTGGAATTGAAGATAAGAAACAGTTGATGCAAAGTATTCTTCAGGTTGTTGAACAAGATAATGAGAAGTTCTTATTGAGGCTCAGGAATCGAACTGACag GGTTGGAATTGAGATTCCGAAGATTGAAGTGAGATTTGAAAATTTAGAGGTTGAAGGAGAAGCACAAGTTGGAAGCAGAGCTCTCCCAACTCTTCTGAACTCTGTCCTGAATGCAATCGAG GGTATTCTTGGTTTCATTGGGCTTTCTCCATCTAAGAAAAAGGTTATCAAGATTCTCCATAATGTGAGTGGAGTAATAAAACCATCAAG GATAGCATTACTTCTCGGGCCGCCTGGTTCTGGGAAAACAACTCTACTAAAAGCACTTGCAGGAAAACTTGAACATGATTTGAAG GTTTCAGGAAAAGTGACCTTCTGCGGCCATGAGTTTTCTGAATTTTACTGTCAAAGAACCTGTGCTTATATTAGTCAGCATGATCTTCACTGTGGCGAGATGACAGTCCGCGAAACGATGGATTTCTCCGGACGGTGTATGGGAGTTGGAACAAGACATGAGATGCTGTTAGAGCTGTCAAGACGAGAGAAAGAAGCCGGTATCAAACCAGATCCTGAAATTGATGCATTCATGAAGGCTACAGCTGTGGCTGGTCAGAGAAGCAGTTTGGTCACTGATTATATTCTCAAG CTTCTTGGATTGGATATATGTGCTGATATAATGGTGGGAGATGAAATGAGAAGGGGAATTTCCGGGGGACAAAAGAAGCGTGTGACAACTG GGGAAATGTTGGTCGGAGCAGCAAAAGCGTTTTTCATGGATGAAATTTCAACAGGACTGGACAGCTCTACTACTTTCCAAATTATCAAGTACATGAGGCAGATGGTTCATATAGGGGATTCAACGATGGTCATCTCTCTTTTACAGCCTCCTCCAGAAACATATGATCTTTTTGATGACATTATTCTACTTTCAGAAGGCCAGATTGTCTACCAAGGTCCGAGAGATAATGTACTTGAATTCTTCGAATACATGGGTTTCAAATGTCCAGAAAGAAAGGGAGTTGCTGATTTTCTGCAGGAAGTAACTTCCAAGAAGGACCAAGAACAATACTGGTTCATAAAGAACCAACCGTACCGATACGTCTCAGTGTCTGAATTTTCGCAAGCCTTCGATTCATTTCACATTGGTGAACAAATTTCTGAAGAGCTCAGCATGCCCTTTGATAAGTCTAGAACTCATCCTGCTGCTTTGGTGAAAAAGAAGTACGGAATTCCCAATTGGGAACTCTTGAAAGCATGCTTTTCCAGGGAATGGCTATTGATGAAACGAAACTCGTTCATTTACATATTCAAAACTTTCCAGATAACATTCATGGCTGTAATTTCGTTTACTCTGTTCTTTAGAACTGAGATGGAACCGGGTACACGAGAAGGtggagggaagtactttggaGCCCTGTTTTTTGGTCTCCTTAATGTCATGTTCAATGGACTGGCAGAGATTGCAATGACTCTTGTTAGGCTTCCTGTATTCTTCAAGCAGAGGGATGCCTTGTTTTACCCAGCTTGGGCTTATGCCTTGCCTATCTTTATCCTCAGAATTCCGTTATCGATAATGGAATCTGGCATTTGGGTCATTCTTACATACTATACCACTGGCTTTGCTCCTGCTGCAAGTAG gttTTTCAAACAGTACTTGTCATTCTTTGCAATACATCAGTCAGGTCTCGCTATGTTCCGTTTCATAGCAGCTGCTGGAAGAACAGCAGTTGCTGCAAATACATTTGGATTTCTTGTCCTCTTATTGTTCTGTGTCCTTGGTGGCTTCATGATCTCCAAag ATGACATTGCATCATGGTTGAAATGGGCATATTATACTTCTCCTCTAATGTATGGACAAAATGCCATTGCTATAAACGAGTTTCTTGATGACCGATGGAGCTCT CCCACTGGCAATCCAAGTGAGCCTACAGTTGGAATTTCCCTTCTTAAGGAACGGGGTATGTTTACAACTGAAAAATGGTTTTGGACTTGCATCGGAGCGCTATTAGGGTTTAGTGTTGTTCTCAACATTCTCGTGGTTTTAGCATTGACATATTTGAATC CTCCTGGTGACAAAAATGCAACTAGTAATGTCTCTGATGAAGAGCAAAAGCAGTTAGCATCGAATTCACAAG GGATTGAAATGGTAGCGACTCGAGAGCATAACAGCTCAATCAGTAGTGTTGCAGAAAATCAGTTCAAGAAAGGAATGGTTTTGCCTTTCGAGCCTCTTTCACTTACTTTCAATCACATGAACTATTATGTGGATATGCCTGCG GAAATGAAGGCGCAAGGAATTGAAGAGGACCGGCTACAGCTACTAAGAAATGTCAGTGGAGCTTTCAGGCCAGGTATTTTGACAGCATTGGTCGGTGTCAGTGGTGCCGGAAAGACCACTCTGATGGATGTTTTGGCCGGAAGGAAGACTGGTGGATACATTGAAGGAAGTATAAGCATTTCTGGTTACCCAAAAAACCAAGCCACATTTGCCCGGATAAGCGGTTATTGTGAGCAGAATGACATTCATTCACCATATGTAACAGTTTACGAATCTTTGGTATACTCTGCCTGGCTTCGTCTTGCTGCTGACGTAAAGAAGGAAACGCGGGAG ATGTTTGTAGAAGAAGTTATGGAATTGGTGGAGCTAAACTCAATAAGGCATGCCCTGGTAGGACTTCCGGGAGTGAATGGACTTTCAACCGAACAGAGAAAGAGGCTTACGATAGCAGTAGAGTTGGTTGCCAATCCTTCTATCATATTTATGGATGAGCCCACATCAGGTCTTGATGCTAGAGCTGCTGCCATTGTTATGCGTACAGTGAGGAACACAGTGGATACCGGACGAACTGTTGTCTGTACAATCCACCAACCGAGCATTGATATCTTTGAAGCTTTTGATGAG CTCTTGTTGATGAAAAGAGGAGGACAAGTGATATATGGTGGGCCTCTTGGTCGCCGTTCATATAAGCTTGTTGAGTATTTTGAG GCGGTACCGGGAGTTCCTAAGATCAAAGAAGGCTACAATCCTGCTACTTGGATGTTAGAGGTCAGCTCTATTTCAGTAGAGGCACAACTTAGTGTTGATTTTGCGGAAGTTTATGCCAATTCTGATCTCTACCA GAGAAACCAAGAGCTCATTAAAGAATTGAGCAATCCCTCACCAGGCTCCAAGGATCTTTACTTTCGTACCAAATACTCTCAAAGTTTTACAACTCAATGCAAGGCATGTTTCTGGAAACAATACTGGTCATATTGGAGGAACACACAATTCAACGCAATCCGATTCCTTATGACAATTGCTATCGGTGTTATGTTTGGAGTTATATTCTGGGATAAGGGAATGCAATA TCAAAAGCAGCAGGATCTGGCGAATCTTACTGGAGCTGCTTTTGGTGCTCTTCTTTTCCTAGGATCTATCAATGCTATGGCAGTAACTACTGCTGTAGCGGTAGAGAGAACAGTCTTCTATCGCGAAAGAGCAGCTGGAATGTATTCAGAGTTGCCTTACGCATTCGCCCAA GTGGCTATAGAGACTATCTACGATCTCGTGCAAGCTCTAATATATGCGCCTCTTCTGTACGCGATGATCGGGTTTGAGTGGAAGGCAGACAAGTTTATGTATTTCCTTTACTTCGTTTTCATGTGCTTCGTCATCTATTCATTGTATGGAATGATGGTTGTTGCCTTGACCCCTGGCCAACAAGTTGCTGCTATTCTTATGTCTTTCTTCTTTAGCTTATGGAACTTGTTCTCCGGCTTCATGATTGCCAGACCG CAAATGCCTGTATGGTGGAGATGGTACTATTGGGGATCTCCAGTTTCATGGACAATTTATGGAGTTATAACTTCTCAAATTGGAGATAAAACAAGTATGCTTGAAATTCCTGGATCAGAATCAGTGCCTGTAAATGCATACCTTGAACAGGTCTATGGTTTTAAGCATGATTTCCTTGTACCTGTTGTTCTTGTTCATCTTGCTTGGGTCTTGCTCTTCTTTTTTGTTTTCACAGGAAGTATCAGATTTTTTAACTTCCAAAAAAGATAG